In one Candidatus Absconditicoccus praedator genomic region, the following are encoded:
- a CDS encoding metallophosphoesterase, with the protein MLVVGDIHINSKWQKNIINNLDSFLQKFPEEKNIVFVGDYVYHFSYDRNALFDLFSLFVKYFKKGKNIYVLAGNHDWISESFVYQEAKTSFDILNENSNNKIHFITKPFWENIEGEDVFFLPYNHNLVNCSEKFSSPQNDIESLINQLVDSEKSNEQFSAGVNKILYDNIKNLTKKAFVIHHYYFSNISFPGQKAKFNFNNVSISEKFLDMYDDVYFMSGHLHQGFVYKNYFCTGSVRSSSFLEQNQVKYLYQMNLAEQEIFAYGLNINPFVALYESQNSIDKEFFQKQLDNIQLDNQKNFDGGSYTISFEDDILEMLYKNINLVLYSDKVDYDTIYDIIDKDLLHNLKDIKIRKKSKAMDDILDMASSTQKNLEESFSNWKDILVEFLKNKYNDDYEKYHNKLKQLKIL; encoded by the coding sequence ATGCTTGTAGTATGAGATATTCATATCAACTCAAAATGGCAAAAAAATATAATAAATAATTTAGATAGTTTTTTGCAAAAATTTCCTGAAGAAAAAAATATAGTTTTTGTTGGTGACTATGTGTATCATTTTAGTTATGATAGAAATGCATTGTTTGATTTGTTTTCACTTTTTGTGAAGTATTTTAAAAAATGAAAAAACATTTATGTTCTTGCTGGTAATCACGACTGGATTTCAGAAAGTTTTGTATATCAGGAAGCCAAAACTTCTTTTGATATACTAAATGAAAATTCCAACAATAAAATACATTTCATAACAAAGCCTTTTTGGGAAAATATAGAATGAGAAGATGTGTTCTTTTTGCCATACAACCACAATCTTGTGAATTGTTCTGAAAAATTTTCTTCTCCTCAAAATGATATAGAATCTTTAATTAATCAGTTGGTGGATTCTGAAAAATCAAATGAGCAGTTCTCTGCCTGAGTAAATAAAATTCTTTATGACAACATAAAAAATCTTACTAAAAAAGCTTTTGTAATTCATCATTATTACTTTTCTAATATATCTTTCCCAGGACAAAAAGCAAAATTTAACTTCAATAATGTGTCTATTTCAGAAAAGTTTTTAGATATGTATGATGATGTCTATTTTATGTCAGGGCATTTGCATCAATGATTTGTTTATAAAAACTACTTTTGTACTTGAAGTGTTCGAAGTTCATCATTTTTAGAACAAAATCAGGTAAAATATCTTTATCAAATGAATTTAGCAGAACAAGAAATTTTTGCATACTGATTGAATATTAATCCGTTTGTTGCTTTGTATGAATCTCAAAATTCAATAGATAAAGAATTTTTTCAAAAACAACTGGACAATATTCAGCTTGATAATCAAAAAAACTTTGATTGATGAAGCTATACTATTAGTTTTGAAGATGATATATTGGAAATGCTTTATAAGAATATAAATTTGGTTTTGTATTCAGATAAGGTTGATTATGATACTATCTATGATATAATAGATAAAGACCTTTTGCATAATTTGAAAGATATAAAAATAAGGAAAAAATCTAAAGCTATGGATGATATTCTTGATATGGCTTCAAGCACACAAAAAAACCTGGAAGAAAGTTTTTCTAATTGGAAGGATATTTTGGTGGAATTTTTGAAAAATAAATACAATGATGATTATGAAAAATATCACAATAAACTTAAGCAATTAAAAATATTATAA